The nucleotide window ATAATTAAAACGATTTTACCGGTTATTATCTGCATCTTTATATACGCATTTATCGTCGTAAAAACGATTCACCTTGCTCCTTTCGCTAAGAGAAAAGAACCACAAGCAAAACTTGCTTTGTGTTATTCACGGTTAAAAGCCTGATCACTGATTCGAAAAAACTCGATTAATAACTCGGCAAAAAAGGTAAATATCGCTTTTTTACAATATCAAAAACAGTGAAAAAACCTTATCAACTAACGCCGAACAAAAACCTCCCAACCCCTTACCACGGAAGGCTTTTGACATTTATTAGACATAGTCCTTATTGGATATGACGTTATTTTGACATTAATTTGCCAGCCCTTCTCTTGTTTGCATTTTGCTAGCCGTATAAAACCAATGGCAATGCACAAAAATACAACACTGAAATTACAAAGTGCATATCCATTAAATAAATCGGGGATACTCTATGAAGTTGAAAAAAAGCGCATTAGCGATTTGTATTGCCAGCTCACTTGCGGCTGGTACATCATTCGTTCACGCAGAAACAGATCTAAAAGCCACCTTTGGAAAGCATGAGAAAGCGACTCAACAAGTCACTATATTTCTTCAAGGCGAACCGGCTTTAAGTAGCTATGCTAAAGGTAAAGCCAACTTTAAAAACGACTTACGCGCCATAAACAAAGCGCAAGACGAATTTTTCAAAAATGTTTTAGCAATAGACTCTAATGCATCGATCACAAGCCGTGCTGGATTACTCGCTAACTTCATTACCGTTAACATTGCCTCAGATCGTGTCAGCGAACTTGAAACGCTTGCCGGTGTTAGCCACATTGATGTTAACAACGCTCAAGCATTTATTCCAAAATCAGCATTAAAAGCCCAAACCAATGCCACCATTTCTAGCGAAGGCGAAATGGAAGAGCTTATGGCCGCCTACACAGCGAACGAAAATGCTGGTGAAGGTGTACACGTAGGTATCGTTTCTACCGGTATCGATTACACGTTGGCATTCTTTGGTGGAACAGGTGAATACGGTGAAGATAACGATCCAGAAACACCACCAGTAGCGGGTAGTTACCTAGATGCATTAGAAAATGGTGCAATCGCCTTTGATGGTTTCCCAACAGAAACCGTTGTTGGTGGTATGGATTTCGCCTCAGAGAACTGGGGTATGGATGAAAACCCAATCGACCAAAACTACGAATACGTTCACTGGAATGGTGCGGTATATAACACAGGTGAAGGTACTGAATTAGCAAGTATCGTCCATCAGCTTGCGCCAGGTGCAAAACTGCACGCTTATAAAATCGCTAACGTATCACCTGCGTCTTGGGATCCAGACACATTGACCGTGCAATGGCCAACTCAAGGTAACGTTATTTCAGCTATTGAACACGCCATGGATCCTAACCAAGATGGCGATGTTTCAGATCACCTTGACGTGATTCTGATTGACTCTCTAGGTGCCGGTTCGTTTTATGATGCGCACTCACAAGCAGGCATCTCGTTAATAAACATGATGATCGACAGAGCATCAGCGATGGGTGTGACAATTGTGACCCCAGCAGGTGCTGGCGGTGAATGGGCAACCATGGGCTTAGCCGAAGCAAAACACCGTGGTTGGATTGCCCATGAAGCCGCGCCAACGGCAACAATTGCCGTAGGTTCAGTGGTAAATACTGACGATGACATGGGTGTTCGTATCGCAGATTGGTCACCAATGGGCCCTGTTCGTGGTTCAATGGCATTAAAACCTGAAATTGTTACTAAAGCAGATGATATCCCTGTTGTTAAAATCAGCAACGCTGATTCAACGGCAGCGATGACCGGTTCGCGTACTGATGCGTTATCAGCAGCAGCTCGTATTGCTGCAGCGGCGGCGGTTATCAAAAGCAATAACCAAAATCTTGGCCCTGTTGAAATCAAAGCGTTGCTGGCAAATACGGCAGCAGCAGAAAACATTTTAAACTCTGCCGCGACAATGGAAGCCAATCTACTGGCCAAAGGTCACGGTGTAGAAGACGTAGACTCAGCGGTTAGCTCGCCAGTGTATGTTGTTAATAAGCAAGATGCTCAGCCATATGTGCAGTTTGGCCATCACGAAGTCATGGATGAAAAAACCATCGTTAAGAACCTTGTGATCAGAAACATGTCTGATTCAATGCAATCTTATGCAATGAGTTTTGCGTTCAATGGAGACAAAGACACTCACCAAGCGCTTACCATTAGTCACCCGCAAACAGTGACCGTTCCGGCACATCACGCGGTTGAAATTCCGGTGACCGTTACTATCGATGGCACTATGCTACCGGCATGGGGCTTGACCGAAACCGCTGATTACACCGATGCAAACCTGACGCAACACGAAATCAATGGTTACTTTAATTTAACCTCTGACAATAACCCTGATATCGCTCTAGCTTGGATGTTGCAAGCACGTCCAGCTACTAGCATCAATAAAAATCCAATTGCGTCTGAATACCCAATTTACAAAGGTTGGAATCCAGATTTAGGCGCAACTGAATGGGGTACATTGCCACTAGGTGATGAGCGCTATGGCACTGACCAATGGGGTGGCCCTAGCTACCGTGGTAATGGTGCAACATTCGTCAATGAATCGAACACAGCAACAACCTTTGAAGCATATCCAGTGCTAATCTCAAAGCCACAAGTTGATGACAATATCGTTGACGTGAAAGGTCATAAGATTCGCGCCGTTGGTGGTGCCATCTATGATGAAGCCATGTGTGAAATAACCGGTAAAAAACTTGTTATTGCCGTTAATTTCCATAACCAAGTACAAACTGCGATGGCCAACTTTACCGACAAAATGGGTCCACCATTATTCTTCTACGACATGTTCTCTGAAGCCGTGGTTGAAGAGTTTGGTCTTGATGAAAGTTTTGCAGGTGTGTGGTTGAGTGATGAGCAAACTGTTAACCAACCGTTTGTACAATTAAACGCTAAAGGTCAGCCAGCCACTTACTACATCGATTACAACAAAGCGTTCGATTGGCAGGACCCTAATGGTCGATACACTGAGTCAAAATTACCGACACGTTTCGCTGGTAATGGTCACAACGTGGTATCGCAACTATGTGTGGAAGAGTTATTCCATCATGAGTTAGATGAATTAGCCGATTTTGATCAAAACTTTGGTTTCCACATCGAAACCGATCGTGATGCGGGAATGGAAAGATTCGCAGCAATCACCCAGTTTAACCCAATTAAAGGTGGTTACTACAGCGAAGAAGAGTTCTGTGGTACCGATTGGTTTGGTAACGAGTGGTGTGAAACGGTCGTAACCGATATGTCAAATGTAGTTGGCTTCGCTAACGTTGGTGAGATTGTACCGACTGAAGAGCAAACCTACGCAGAGGCACTAGCTGACGCGACCACGCAAGCTGATTTTAGCCACATCTATACCGCACAACCTGGTGAAGAAGTGACAATTGTTGCCCTGCAACATGCTGATTGGAACCTGCCAGATACTGAGTTTATGGTGATCAGTTCATCTGATGACTTTATGCACTTGGGTACGGTTGGCGTAGTAAGTGGCGGTTCTGCCGTTGTGCAAATTGCCGAAGAGCAATCGTTCAACGTTAATGAAAACGCGCCAATGGGCACGGTTGTTGGCACCATCGACTTAGATGCGGCAGGTTTCTTCGGATTTGGTGGTTCACAAAATTACCCTCTTGAAGTGTCTATCGTAAATACCGTTGCTGGTACGCCGTTTGCAATTGACCAAGACACTTATGAGATCTACGTGCAAAACCCTGAAGCCCTTGACTATGAAATGGTTAAAGAAGTGACGTTAACCATTAATACGCAAGAAGGTAACTCAATGGGTAAGCCTACTGACGTTATGGTTTACATCAACAACGTAAATGACATCGCGCCAAAAATTGACAGCAGCAAGCTAGCCGAAATGCCAGTTGTTCAATTAGAAATCGAAAAAGATGAAACACAATCTTTCTCTATCGATTTCAGCGATATCTTCTCAGATGTTGAAAGTGACATGCTTACCTTTACCGCCTCAGGTGCTGGTATTGCTAACGTTCAAATCGACGGTTTTGTGGTAACTGGTGTTGTACAAGCCGCTGGTGATTACACTCTTACCGTTGTTGCCTCTGATGGTGCAAACGAAGTAAGCGCTGACTTTGCTGTTGTTGCGACAGCCGTAGAAGAAAAAGACAGTGGTGGTAGTGTTGGTGGCATGTTTGCCCTAATGCTTGCTCTAGCTGGTCTACGTAGACGTTTATAACCATTATAACTCCATGGAAGCTACGATCTTGTAGCTTCCTTTTTATGGCAAATTTGGAAAGACTATGAAATTTAACCTTTCACCCCTAGCATTACTTGCCTCAAGTATTTTAATTGGCCCTGCTATTGCTGGCCAAAATAATGGAATTGACGGAAGTACTATCATTCCTGGTAAGGAAAAAATAGAAAATATTGTCGCTGATAAAATGCGTCAAGATTCTATGTATTATGTGTTACTAAAAGACAAAGCACTGGCTAACTATAATCCGTATTCTTCAATCACGTCGACTGGTAATCAGTCTTCTCCTCGACTAGACGTGAACAGTGCCACAAGTCAATCATATATCAATCAATTAAAACAAAAACAATCTGGTGTGCTTAGCAAAGCTAGCCAGATGTTAA belongs to Thalassotalea sp. HSM 43 and includes:
- a CDS encoding S8 family serine peptidase, whose amino-acid sequence is MKLKKSALAICIASSLAAGTSFVHAETDLKATFGKHEKATQQVTIFLQGEPALSSYAKGKANFKNDLRAINKAQDEFFKNVLAIDSNASITSRAGLLANFITVNIASDRVSELETLAGVSHIDVNNAQAFIPKSALKAQTNATISSEGEMEELMAAYTANENAGEGVHVGIVSTGIDYTLAFFGGTGEYGEDNDPETPPVAGSYLDALENGAIAFDGFPTETVVGGMDFASENWGMDENPIDQNYEYVHWNGAVYNTGEGTELASIVHQLAPGAKLHAYKIANVSPASWDPDTLTVQWPTQGNVISAIEHAMDPNQDGDVSDHLDVILIDSLGAGSFYDAHSQAGISLINMMIDRASAMGVTIVTPAGAGGEWATMGLAEAKHRGWIAHEAAPTATIAVGSVVNTDDDMGVRIADWSPMGPVRGSMALKPEIVTKADDIPVVKISNADSTAAMTGSRTDALSAAARIAAAAAVIKSNNQNLGPVEIKALLANTAAAENILNSAATMEANLLAKGHGVEDVDSAVSSPVYVVNKQDAQPYVQFGHHEVMDEKTIVKNLVIRNMSDSMQSYAMSFAFNGDKDTHQALTISHPQTVTVPAHHAVEIPVTVTIDGTMLPAWGLTETADYTDANLTQHEINGYFNLTSDNNPDIALAWMLQARPATSINKNPIASEYPIYKGWNPDLGATEWGTLPLGDERYGTDQWGGPSYRGNGATFVNESNTATTFEAYPVLISKPQVDDNIVDVKGHKIRAVGGAIYDEAMCEITGKKLVIAVNFHNQVQTAMANFTDKMGPPLFFYDMFSEAVVEEFGLDESFAGVWLSDEQTVNQPFVQLNAKGQPATYYIDYNKAFDWQDPNGRYTESKLPTRFAGNGHNVVSQLCVEELFHHELDELADFDQNFGFHIETDRDAGMERFAAITQFNPIKGGYYSEEEFCGTDWFGNEWCETVVTDMSNVVGFANVGEIVPTEEQTYAEALADATTQADFSHIYTAQPGEEVTIVALQHADWNLPDTEFMVISSSDDFMHLGTVGVVSGGSAVVQIAEEQSFNVNENAPMGTVVGTIDLDAAGFFGFGGSQNYPLEVSIVNTVAGTPFAIDQDTYEIYVQNPEALDYEMVKEVTLTINTQEGNSMGKPTDVMVYINNVNDIAPKIDSSKLAEMPVVQLEIEKDETQSFSIDFSDIFSDVESDMLTFTASGAGIANVQIDGFVVTGVVQAAGDYTLTVVASDGANEVSADFAVVATAVEEKDSGGSVGGMFALMLALAGLRRRL
- a CDS encoding protease inhibitor I9 family protein, translating into MKFNLSPLALLASSILIGPAIAGQNNGIDGSTIIPGKEKIENIVADKMRQDSMYYVLLKDKALANYNPYSSITSTGNQSSPRLDVNSATSQSYINQLKQKQSGVLSKASQMLKRPLAAKLQYQIALNGMAVQLSDQEAAVLANMDEVASVEKIGYHRLQTYAGPEFIGAKKV